The genomic DNA ATGAAGCTTCCATATTAAAAGTTTTAAAAGAAAAACACCCTTATGAGGAAGTTGCCTATGAATTAATTACCACAGAAAACGTACATCAAGATATTGGGTTGGGAATGATTGGTGAACTTCCAGAAGAAATGAATGAGAAAGATTTCTTACTATTTCTAAAGGAAACCATGAAAACCGATTGTGTTCGCCATTCCGAACTCATCAATAAAAAGGTAAAGAAAGTAGCAGTTTTAGGTGGTTCTGGTAGTTTTGCCATTTCCAATGCAAAAAGAGCTGGAGCAGATGCATATGTAAGTGCAGATTTTAAGTATCATGAGTTTTTTAAAGCAGAAAAAAGCATCTTATTAGCAGATATTGGTCATTATGAGAGCGAACAGTTTACAAAAAACCTTTTGGTTGACTATCTTACGAAAAAATTTAGTAATTTTGCAGTCATTTTATCAGAAAAAAGTACGAATCCAATTCATTACATATAAACATGGCAAAGAAGAAAGAAATTTCAGTAGAGCAAAAATTAAGAGCATTGTATGACCTACAATTAATAGACTCTAGAATTGATGAAATTAGAAACGTTAGAGGTGAATTGCCTTTAGAGGTTGAAGATTTAGAGGATGAAGTTGCCGGATTAAATACCCGAATTGCTAATTTAGCTGAAGATGCTTCTAATTTAGAAACAGAAATCAACAATAAAAAACAAGCAATCGAAGATTCTAAAGTTTTGATGACAAAATATGATGAGCAACAAAAAAATGTTAGAAATAACAGAGAATTTGACTCATTATCTAAAGAAATCGAATTTCAAGATTTAGAAATTCAATTAGCTGAAAAAAGAATTAACGAGTACAGGGCTAAAATTGCTCAAAAAAATGAAGTAATTGACGGAACTAAAGAAAAATTAGCGAAGCAAGAAAAGCATTTAGGTCATAAAAAGGCTGAATTAGACGCAATTTTAAAAGAAACTGAAAAAGAAGAAAAACTTTTAGGAGAAAAATCTGAAGAATTTGCTAAAACTTTAGATACTCACTTATTTTCTGCTTATACAAGAATTAGAACCAAAGTTAAAAATGGTTTGGCTGTTGTTGCTATCGAAAGAGGTGCTTCTGGAGGATCTTACTTTACAATTCCACCACAGGTGCAACTAGAAATTGCAAACAGAAAAAAGATAACTATAGATGAGCATAGTGGACGTATCTTAGTAGATGCTGCATTGGCTGAAGAAGAGAAAGAAAAAATGGATAAATTATTTTCTTAATCTTTTACAATATTTCATAAAAAAACTCGAAGCTTAGCTTCGAGTTTTTTTATACCTACTATTTTGTAATAAGCTAGTAATCTAACTTTTTAATATAACTTAATTTTTCTTTCCAGATTTTTAAATCTTCTTTAAACTCAAGCACTCTTTTCTTTACATTTAACACCAAAGGATTGTCATCTGTTGCATTTGAGAAGAAACCTAAATTATTTTCTAATTGCTGCATTTCCTTTACAACTTCGTCAATCTTTTTTCGAACAAATAATTGCTCTGAATCTAATTTTCTAAAATCTTCATTAGCAACTAAACCGTCTACAACATTTGTAAACTTCAACATAGAAATTTCATTCTTACCTAAAGACAACGTTTCTAATAATCTATCTATTTGTTTATTAAACTTACCTTCTAAATGCCTAACATTTCTAGGTAATTGCCCTAGTTCTTGCCATGTTTTAATAGCTTCTAAAACACTTTCTTTCGTATGCTCCTTTTCTTCTTTTAAACTTTCTATAAAAGATTTTTTAGCATCTACGGTAGCTTGTTGTTCTTTACTAACAGCATTTTTTTGATCATGATACCTGTCAAAATAAGAATTACATGCCGCTTTAAATTTGTTCCAAATATCATCAGAGAATTTTCTTGGTACATGACCAATTTTCTTCCAATCAGATTGTACTTTCTTCATCGCTTCGGTTGCCACATTCCAATCTTCACTTTCTTTTAAAGACTCTGCTACTTCTATTAATGCTTGCTTCTTTTTTAGATTTTCTTGTTGTTCATTTTTTTCATCTTTATAGAAAAGATTTTTTGAACTATTAAATTTCTTTGTTGCTGTTTTAAACTTTTGCCAAACCTCTTCACTCTTAGCATACGGTAATTTACCAACATTAAAGTACTCTTGTCTTAACTTCTCTATATCGTTAATGCTGTTTTGCCAATCTTTATGCGTTTTATTTTTTGAAGTATCATATGCTTCTAAACGCTCTATAACTAAAAATTTTTTATTTATAATTTCTTGATACTTAGACTTCATATCACGAAAGTGCTCATGACGTTTATCATGTATTTTCTTAGTAACAGCACTAAACTTTTGCCAAACGTCTTCTCTTACTTCTTTTGCAACAGGTCCAATATCTTCTTTCCATATTTTATGTAGATCTTGCAGCTCTTTAAAAGCATCATTAACATCTGTATACTCGGCTAAAGCTTCTGCCTTTACTATAATTTTTAATTTCTCTTCTAAATTATTCTTAAAATCTAAATCTCTAAAATCATTACTTAAATGTAGTAAATCGTAAAAGCGCTCTACGTGATGATGGTATGTTTTCCAAGTATCATTGTAACGAGTTTTAGAAACTGGCCCAATTGAGCGCCAAGCATCTTGTAAAACTCTAAACTCTTTATACATTGTATTAGCATCTGCGTCCTCTATAAGATTTTTCAAATCCTCAATAACTTGAGTTCTTTTATCTAGATTATCATTCATCTGCTTTTCTATAGCATTGTAATGCGCATCTCTTTGTTTTTTATAGTCTGATAATAAGGTATTATATGCTCCTTTTAAAGGACTAGTAAACTGAAAATCTATTGCATTTCCTCCTTCTTCTAAAAAAACTTTTTTCTTTTCAGCTAATAAAGCACCAAACTTTGTATTAAAAGCACTTTTTATAGCCTCTACTTGGTCTTTTATTTTATTTACAGGGTTGTTAGATAATGTCTTTTGTAACTCGTTAACTAATTCCTCTAAAGGTAAAGTAGTATAATCTAAGACAGTAGTTTTCTCCTCTTTTACTTCTTTTTTCGCTGTGTCTTCTTCATTTTTAACTACAGAATCTTCAACTTCTTCAATTGCCTTAGCGCTTTCAGTTACTATTTCTAAAGTAACTTCTGTTGTTTCTAAAACAACTTCCGTTTTTACTTCCTTTGAATCTGTAGTTTCATTAACAACTTCTTCAATTTTTTCTACCGTTTTTTCAACGTTTCCTTCATTATTATCTAACATATCTACAATGTTTAAGTTCGGTTAATAATACACTATTATTATAGTTTATAAAGATACTCACAACTTATTAGGTATACAAAAAGTGGAGCTAAAATTATTTTTTGAATTTATTCCAAATTCTCCAAGATTCTTCTGCTTGCAATTCTAACATTTCGTATCCATTTTTTATAGTGGCTCCTTTTTCTTTTCCTTTGGATAAAAAAGTAGAAACTTCTGGATTATAAATTAAGTCGAACAGTAAATGTTTTTCTGTTAGGAATTGATATGGAATGTCTGGGAATAAATGTACATCTGGTGAAGTTCCTATAGGCGTGCAATTAATAATTATGTGATGCTTGCATAGTACTTCTTCCGCTAAATCTTGATAAGAAATTTCCTTTTTACCTGAAGGTTTTCTAGAAACAAACTTGTATTTAATATTGTTTTTTTTAAGCGCATAAGCAATAGCCTTAGATGCACCACCAGTTCCTAAAATTAAAGCATATTTATGATGTTTTTTCAAATAAGGGAAAATAGATTTTTCAAACCCCACTACATCTGTATTATACCCTTTTAAATTTCCTCTTTTGGTGAATTTAATGGTATTTACTGCTCCTATTTCTTTAGCCGTTTTATCTAATTTATCTAAATACTGTATTACTTCTTCTTTATAAGGAATGGTCACATTCATTCCTGTTAAAAATGCTTCATTTTTTATGACTGAAGGAAAGTCTGATATTTCTTGAATATCAAAGTTTTTATATTCATATTTTTTTAAATCTAAAGTTTCAAATTTTTTAGTAAAATATCCTCTAGAAAATGAATAGGAAATATTTTTTCCTAAAAGACCGAAAACTTTATTTCTTTTTTCTTCCATAATAATCTATTATTAAAATTAAAGCAATACCAAAAATGATGTAAAAAATGGCAAACCATGTTTCTGCTAATGAGAAATCTGGAATAAACCGATTGTAGTTTTCTATAATTTTATTTCCGTTTTTATCTAAAGAGAATTTATCATTTTCTATTAGATATAATGCTTTTTTCCAAGGCCAAACAATACCCAAAGAACCTGTAATAAAACCTATTATTACGGCAGTTACAATAGTATTCCATCTTTTTAAAACATAGCCTAAAATATGACTAATAGAAACCAATCCAAAAGCAGAACCTGCTGTAAATACAGAAATTATTTTAAGGTATCTAATTTTTTCTGGATCTGATAAAACATCAAAATTACCTATAACTACATTGGCAACTACGTAAAATAATTCATTTACAGCATCTACTAAAAGTAATACGTAATTACCCATTAAAATGAGTATAAAAGACCCAGAAAGCCCTGGAAGCGTCATTCCAGAAACACCTATAATTCCGCAAATAAAAACAAACCAAAGGTTGTCATTCTCTCCTGCAGGTGTTAAAAAACTGATTCCTAAACCCACAGAAGCTCCAATAATTAGAGAAATAATATTCGTTCGATTCCATTCGCCAAAATCTTTACCAATGTAATAAATAGAGCCAATAATCATCCCAAAAAACCAACTCCAAACATAGAGTTCATAATTTTGCAAAAAGTAATCTAAAACAAGAGAAATACTGAAGTAACTAAAAATACTTCCTCCCATAATCAATATTAAAAATTGACCGTTTACATATTTATAAAAACTTCCAAACCTTCCGTTTATCAAAAGTTTAAATGCTGTAAAGTTTATTTTCCTAAAGGAATAAATCAATTCTTCATAAAAGCCAAAAACAAAAGAAACTGTTCCGCCAGAAACACCTGGAACTTTATTTGCAGCGCCCATTGCCAATCCTTTTAAGAAAAGGTATAATCTCTGTAAAAAAGTTCTTTCTATTTCCATTATTCCTTTTTAAATGCCAATTTCTCCATCAATAAAATTAAACAAAAACCAAGAACAGAAAGTAGTATTGCCATTATTAATTTCGGATCTCCGCCAAAAGAAAAAGGCGAAACACTTTGTTCTAATAATGGTTTTGTAACACCATGACTATCTAAATAAGTTGAAACGGTTTCTTTCCAAGGCCAAACTTTATTTAGAGAACCCAACATAATTCCTGTTAAAACAATTAGCATCTCATTTTTATAATTTGTAAAAAGCCATTTTAATAATTTTGAAAAAGAAAGTAATCCAACAACTACTCCTACAGCAATTCCGCCAATTATTTTATAATCTTTGGTAGTTATTGCTGTCATAACAATAGGGTAAACACCAATTAATAGCAATATATAAGAACCCGAAATTCCTGGTAAAATCATTG from Polaribacter sp. ALD11 includes the following:
- a CDS encoding zinc ribbon domain-containing protein; translated protein: MAKKKEISVEQKLRALYDLQLIDSRIDEIRNVRGELPLEVEDLEDEVAGLNTRIANLAEDASNLETEINNKKQAIEDSKVLMTKYDEQQKNVRNNREFDSLSKEIEFQDLEIQLAEKRINEYRAKIAQKNEVIDGTKEKLAKQEKHLGHKKAELDAILKETEKEEKLLGEKSEEFAKTLDTHLFSAYTRIRTKVKNGLAVVAIERGASGGSYFTIPPQVQLEIANRKKITIDEHSGRILVDAALAEEEKEKMDKLFS
- a CDS encoding DUF349 domain-containing protein, encoding MLDNNEGNVEKTVEKIEEVVNETTDSKEVKTEVVLETTEVTLEIVTESAKAIEEVEDSVVKNEEDTAKKEVKEEKTTVLDYTTLPLEELVNELQKTLSNNPVNKIKDQVEAIKSAFNTKFGALLAEKKKVFLEEGGNAIDFQFTSPLKGAYNTLLSDYKKQRDAHYNAIEKQMNDNLDKRTQVIEDLKNLIEDADANTMYKEFRVLQDAWRSIGPVSKTRYNDTWKTYHHHVERFYDLLHLSNDFRDLDFKNNLEEKLKIIVKAEALAEYTDVNDAFKELQDLHKIWKEDIGPVAKEVREDVWQKFSAVTKKIHDKRHEHFRDMKSKYQEIINKKFLVIERLEAYDTSKNKTHKDWQNSINDIEKLRQEYFNVGKLPYAKSEEVWQKFKTATKKFNSSKNLFYKDEKNEQQENLKKKQALIEVAESLKESEDWNVATEAMKKVQSDWKKIGHVPRKFSDDIWNKFKAACNSYFDRYHDQKNAVSKEQQATVDAKKSFIESLKEEKEHTKESVLEAIKTWQELGQLPRNVRHLEGKFNKQIDRLLETLSLGKNEISMLKFTNVVDGLVANEDFRKLDSEQLFVRKKIDEVVKEMQQLENNLGFFSNATDDNPLVLNVKKRVLEFKEDLKIWKEKLSYIKKLDY
- a CDS encoding shikimate dehydrogenase, which encodes MEEKRNKVFGLLGKNISYSFSRGYFTKKFETLDLKKYEYKNFDIQEISDFPSVIKNEAFLTGMNVTIPYKEEVIQYLDKLDKTAKEIGAVNTIKFTKRGNLKGYNTDVVGFEKSIFPYLKKHHKYALILGTGGASKAIAYALKKNNIKYKFVSRKPSGKKEISYQDLAEEVLCKHHIIINCTPIGTSPDVHLFPDIPYQFLTEKHLLFDLIYNPEVSTFLSKGKEKGATIKNGYEMLELQAEESWRIWNKFKK
- a CDS encoding DUF368 domain-containing protein, with the translated sequence MEIERTFLQRLYLFLKGLAMGAANKVPGVSGGTVSFVFGFYEELIYSFRKINFTAFKLLINGRFGSFYKYVNGQFLILIMGGSIFSYFSISLVLDYFLQNYELYVWSWFFGMIIGSIYYIGKDFGEWNRTNIISLIIGASVGLGISFLTPAGENDNLWFVFICGIIGVSGMTLPGLSGSFILILMGNYVLLLVDAVNELFYVVANVVIGNFDVLSDPEKIRYLKIISVFTAGSAFGLVSISHILGYVLKRWNTIVTAVIIGFITGSLGIVWPWKKALYLIENDKFSLDKNGNKIIENYNRFIPDFSLAETWFAIFYIIFGIALILIIDYYGRKKK